The Lactuca sativa cultivar Salinas chromosome 2, Lsat_Salinas_v11, whole genome shotgun sequence genome includes a window with the following:
- the LOC111918923 gene encoding uncharacterized protein LOC111918923 yields the protein MSPKPKGEYGIGGNPCRQGNGIKAVANYNEVFWRSIKNIRKALQFPVVTGVLLGLLILYNRQHGCVALAASGGRMGGSSFSSSSRPTSSDSSYWSSSSSTRPSSPDSSYSSSTWPSSSDYSNRSSSFTRPKSSDSSYSSSTRPSSDYSYSSKRRKTSDTYYSSSTSFEGGCSRPEVGADDTPIFLFFLIMILLVYSAMATQTDGRSSRSPTPPAEKTSVLKLQVGLLGTAKSLQRDLNRIAETADTSSPWGLSYILQETTLALLRHPDYCISGYSFVDEKWSIEEVEKIFNQFSIEERGKFNEETLVNVNNIRKQSARSKRSNGFRNEYIVITIIVAAGGEHKLPPINSSAQLKEALQKLASIPSSRIMAVEVLWTPQMENDTLTQQEYIEDYWMLHPL from the exons ATGAGCCCTAAGCCCAAAGGTGAATATGGCATTGGTGGAAATCCATGCCGACAGGGTAACGGTATTAAAGCGGTTGCTAATTATAATGAAGTGTTTTGGAGATCAATAAAAAATATCCGGAAGGCCTTACAATTTCCCGTCGTAACGGGTGTTTTACTGGGTTTGTTAATCTTGTACAATCGTCAACATGGCTGCGTTGCTTTGGCTGCTTCCGGTGGGCGAATGGGTGGGAGCTCATTTTCTTCTTCGTCCAGGCCGACCTCGTCGGATTCTTCTTATTGGTCGTCTTCTTCATCTACACGGCCATCTTCGCCggattcttcttattcttcttctacaTGGCCGTCATCCTCAGATTATTCTAATCGGTCTTCTTCTTTTACAAGGCCGAAGTCGTCAGATTCTTCCTATTCTTCGTCTACAAGGCCTTCGTCAGATTATTCTTATTCGTCTAAAAGGCGGAAAACGTCAGATACTTATTATTCGTCTTCGACGTCTTTTGAAGGTGGTTGTAGTAGGCCAGAGGTTGGAGCTGATGATACTCCAATATTCTTGTTCTTTTTGATAATGATTTTGCTTGTATATTCGGCGATGGCGACTCAAACGGATGGAAGATCCTCAAGGTCACCTACTCCGCCTGCCGAGAAAACAAGTGTTCTCAAGCTGCAG GTTGGATTATTGGGAACGGCTAAATCACTGCAAAGGGATCTCAATCGGATTGCCGAGACCGCTGATACATCCAGCCCTTGGGGCTTGAGCTATATATTACAAG AGACAACACTAGCTCTACTTCGACATCCTGATTATTGCATCTCTGGTTATTCATTT GTGGATGAAAAGTGGAGCATAGAGGAAGTTGAGAAAATATTTAATCAATTTTCTATTGAAGAAAGGGGTaaatttaatgaagagactctagTCAATGTGAACAACATCAGAAAGCAAAGTGCAAGAAGCAAAAGATCTAATGGATTCCGTAATGAGTATATTGTG ATTACAATCATTGTGGCGGCCGGTGGCGAACATAAACTGCCGCCTATAAACAGTAGTGCACAATTAAAAGAAGCATTGCAAAAGCTAGCTTCTATCCCTTCAAGCAGAATTATG GCAGTGGAGGTGTTATGGACCCCACAAATGGAAAATGATACTCTTACACAACAAGaatatattgaagattattggatGTTGCATCCTCTTTAG
- the LOC111918937 gene encoding uncharacterized protein LOC111918937 gives MRASPTETKNRVGFIDGSITQPTPESPNLKPWQQSDAIIKGWLTTTMEKDIQNSVKYANTAKEIWDELEERFGKKSAPRAYELKRTLTGLRQEKASVSTYYTKMKGIWDEIQSVSPVPKCTCGKCTCDLGKRLFEAKEKERVYEFLMGLDEIFGTIKTQILSTKPMPSLSTTYHLVAEDEQQPQLNTEKSQNKKKNRESLKCKHYGKTGHTIDGCFEKIGYPEWWETRQRKANGDQRKQAKPKPKAANVEVDSSPIPGLALEQYTKLIKQLSETQKPEINMAGKRIFNIPWVIDSEATKHVACNNDVLFNLRHSKDDVPVRIPNSDRVPVQGVGNANLPNNIK, from the exons ATGAGAGCCTCACCGACAGAAACTAAAAACCGGGTAGGATTCATTGATGGATCTATTACTCAACCAACCCCAGAATCACCAAATTTGAAGCCATGGCAACAAAGTGATGCTATTATAAAGGGGTGGCTCACAACAACCATGGAGAAAGACATCCAGAACAGCGTAAAGTATGCTAATACTGCGAAAGAAATTTGGGACGAACTTGAAGAGCGATTTGGAAAAAAAAGTGCTCCTCGAGCATATGAATTGAAGCGGACCTTGACTGGTCTAAGACAAGAAAAGGCCTCTGTTTCAACCTACTACACCAAGAtgaaagggatatgggatgaaaTTCAATCGGTTTCGCCCGTTCCTAAATGTACTTGTGGCAAGTGTACCTGTGATCTAGGAAAAAGACTTTTTGAGGCCAAGGAGAAGGAACGGGTCTATGAGTTTCTCATGGGACTTGATGAAATTTTTGGGACTATTAAAACACAAATACTGAGCACGAAGCCCATGCCATCCCTCAGCACTACCTATCATCTCGTTGCTGAAGATGAACAACAAC CTCAGTTGAATACCGAGAAAAgccaaaacaaaaagaaaaaccgAGAAAGCTTGAAGTGCAAACATTATGGAAAAACCGGTCACACCATTGATGGGTGTTTTGAGAAAATCGGTTATCCGGAGTGGTGGGAAACACGTCAACGAAAGGCAAATGGAGACCAACGAAAGCAGGCGAAGCCAAAGCCAAAGGCAGCAAATGTTGAAGTTGATTCCAGTCCAATACCAGGGTTAGCCTTGGAACAATACACCAAGTTGATAAAGCAGCTAAGTGAGACACAAAAACCTGAGATTAACATGGCTGGTAAGCGCATTTTCAACATTCCTTGGGTGATCGATTCAGAAGCCACAAAGCATGTTGCTTGTAATAATGATGTTCTTTTCAATTTAAGACATTCAAAAGATGATGTGCCAGTTAGAATACCAAACAGTGATAGAGTTCCTGTTCAAGGAGTTGGGAATGCTAACCTTCCAAATAACATCAAATAA
- the LOC111918924 gene encoding uncharacterized protein LOC111918924 → MANTPFLLESNFSFNPLLQQTFHLPPLRFPPIKFSSGYKNASKLNNSSYKVIRASQNFRIKCFFMSHKPKGEKGISGTGSGKDNDLEAASVGSGININEVFWRSIKNVLKALQKPVITGVLLGLLLLYDHHHALAASGGRMGGRSFSSSSSSSSSSRSFSTRTRGPELSFSAPYYAPTPFGGGGFFVGPAVGFGSSFFFVMMGFAAFILVSGFLSDRSDTDDGSLLTATEKTSVLKLQVGLLGLGRSLQRDLNRIAETADTSKPEGLSYVLQETTLALLRHPDYCISGYSSVDVKRSIDEGEKRFNQLSIEERGKFDEETLVNVNNIRKQSATTQRSNGFRNEYIVITVIVAASGVHKLPPINSSAQLKEALQKLASIPSSRVMAVEVLWTPQNENDTLTERELLEDYSLLRPL, encoded by the exons ATGGCGAACACACCTTTCCTGCTAGAATCCAACTTCAGTTTCAACCCTTTGCTCCAACAGACCTTCCATTTGCCCCCACTTCGTTTCCCCCCAATCAAATTCTCGTCTGGCTATAAGAACGCTTCCAAATTGAACAATTCTTCTTACAAGGTGATCAGAGCTTCCCAAAATTTTAGAATTAAATGCTTCTTCATGAGCCATAAGCCCAAAGGGGAAAAAGGTATTAGTGGAACTGGAAGCGGAAAGGATAACGATTTGGAAGCAGCTTCTGTTGGCAGTGGTATAAATATAAATGAAGTGTTTTGGAGATCAATTAAGAATGTCCTGAAAGCCTTACAAAAACCCGTTATAACTGGGGTTTTATTGGGTTTGTTATTGTTGTACGATCATCACCATGCGTTGGCTGCTTCCGGTGGGAGAATGGGTGGAAGATCGttctcctcctcttcttcttcttcgtcttcgtctAGAAGTTTTAGCACTCGGACCAGAGGCCCGGAGTTGTCATTTTCGGCTCCCTATTATGCTCCGACGCCATTTGGGGGCGGTGGGTTCTTTGTAGGGCCAGCGGTTGGATTTGGGTCGAGCTTTTTCTTCGTCATGATGGGTTTTGCGGCTTTTATTTTGGTGTCTGGCTTCTTATCAGATCGCTCTGATACCGATGATGGAAGTCTGCTTACTGCTACCGAGAAAACAAGTGTTCTCAAACTTCAG GTTGGATTGTTGGGTTTGGGAAGATCACTACAAAGGGATCTCAATCGGATTGCTGAGACAGCTGATACATCCAAACCTGAAGGCTTGAGCTATGTATTACAAG AGACAACACTAGCTCTACTTCGACATCCTGATTATTGCATCTCTGGTTATTCCTCT GTGGATGTGAAGAGGAGCATAGATGAAGGTGAGAAACGATTTAATCAACTTTCTATTGAAGAAAGGGGTAAATTTGATGAAGAGACTCTAGTCAATGTCAACAACATCAGAAAGCAAAGTGCAACAACTCAAAGATCTAATGGCTTCCGAAATGAGTATATTGTG ATTACAGTCATAGTGGCGGCTAGTGGCGTACATAAACTGCCGCCTATAAACAGTAGTGCACAGTTAAAAGAAGCATTGCAAAAGCTAGCATCTATCCCTTCAAGCAGAGTTATG GCAGTCGAGGTGCTGTGGACCCCACAAAATGAAAATGATACACTTACAGAACGAGAATTGCTTGAAGATTATTCGTTGTTGCGTCCTCTGTAG
- the LOC128132401 gene encoding uncharacterized protein LOC128132401 — protein sequence MRITQYIEKTSVLKLQVGLLGTGKSLQKDLNQIAETADTSKPEGLRYVLQETTLALLRHPDYCIYGYSFVDVKRSIDEGEKRFNQLSIEERGKFDEETLVNVNNIRKQSATTQRSNDFRNEYIVVSTVHIYPSFCPLYTIYFQGERFFPTFCIFMIFPVCLIPPIEFVYFHVISHSICVKYKKALIYSLPN from the exons ATGCGTATTACCCAATATATCGAGAAAACAAGTGTTCTCAAGCTTCAG GTTGGATTGTTGGGTACGGGTAAATCACTGCAAAAGGATCTCAATCAGATTGCTGAGACAGCTGATACATCCAAACCTGAGGGCTTGAGATATGTATTACAAG AGACAACACTAGCTCTACTTCGACATCCTGATTATTGCATCTATGGTTATTCCTTT GTGGATGTGAAGAGGAGCATAGATGAAGGTGAGAAACGATTTAATCAACTTTCTATTGAAGAAAGGGGTAAATTTGATGAAGAGACTCTAGTCAATGTCAACAACATCAGAAAGCAAAGTGCAACAACTCAAAGATCTAATGACTTCCGAAATGAATATATTGTGGTCAGTACTGTTCACATATATCCCTCTTTTTGTCCATTATATACCATTTATTTCCAAGGTGAACGTTTCTTTCCCACTTTTTGTATTTTCATGATTTTCCCCGTTTGCTTAATTCCACCAATAGAGTTCGTTTATTTCCATGTTATAAGTCATTCTATCTGTGTAAAGTACAAAAAAGCATTGATATATAGTTTACCAAATTAA